In Microvenator marinus, one genomic interval encodes:
- a CDS encoding zinc-dependent peptidase, with protein MSPILRLRQWWWSRYANEAFPDAWLEILEDRVDFFDAIPADEKKAFLKHLQVFINGRKWFGAAGLEITDEMKVVVAASAARMSRNMGIETWRSLGSVIIYPKGFRPPDGGHTLGQATRLGSIVLSWDSVVRGIEIPTDGHDVTIHELAHVLDLKGDHIFDGVPDIDGRVAYGVWARVLGEHYDKLVDGKTKTRLLDDYGAQSPAEFFAVVSEVFFEKPRQLKKHKPDLYRVLKKYYRIDPA; from the coding sequence GTGAGCCCGATTCTGCGTCTGCGCCAGTGGTGGTGGTCGCGATACGCGAACGAAGCGTTTCCCGACGCATGGCTGGAGATTCTGGAAGATCGCGTGGACTTCTTTGATGCGATTCCTGCCGACGAAAAGAAGGCCTTCCTGAAGCACCTCCAGGTCTTTATCAACGGGCGCAAATGGTTCGGGGCTGCCGGCCTTGAGATCACCGACGAAATGAAGGTGGTGGTCGCTGCTAGCGCGGCCAGAATGTCCAGAAATATGGGGATCGAAACATGGCGAAGTCTCGGCTCCGTCATCATCTACCCAAAAGGCTTTAGACCTCCGGACGGAGGCCATACGCTTGGTCAGGCCACCCGCCTTGGAAGCATCGTTTTGAGCTGGGATTCGGTGGTGCGTGGAATCGAGATTCCCACCGACGGCCACGACGTGACCATCCATGAGCTCGCCCACGTCTTGGACCTAAAGGGCGACCATATCTTTGATGGGGTGCCGGACATTGATGGCCGTGTGGCATACGGCGTCTGGGCGCGCGTTCTTGGCGAGCACTATGACAAGCTCGTGGATGGCAAGACGAAGACCCGTCTTTTGGATGATTACGGCGCGCAAAGTCCCGCCGAATTCTTCGCTGTGGTCTCCGAAGTGTTTTTTGAAAAACCGCGGCAACTCAAGAAGCATAAACCCGATTTGTACCGCGTTTTGAAGAAGTACTACCGAATCGATCCGGCCTAG
- a CDS encoding alpha/beta hydrolase family protein encodes MRARYFPLFFFLFACGDDEPGRTYPGDVDPCAVDVALSSLDERREAPEHFHQPGEFFAWNTAPKEECRANVRISDGPLMDKEVYVTYPTLSEPTVTGEGGIADGKFPVIVFAHANHDGVCSIFERYFSLHNHWASWGAVVFAVDGTDTNCQRGGRQNLQDRSDAQRAALAEARRLNADPESMFFERLDLDRVILAGHSRGGGASLVSAEAEPGIKGVINLQGVDLTAFGFGSATLGDYPVLGMTAGNDVDVNYPYFEPTEDQLGGDYTWVNMNGAIHAYTADTVPLEPDDPPEISRQQQHDLTEYFTTAFMDRVMGLPVKAASAEMDVMSSFEGASFVKEEISEMGVTIRWRWEEEAVWVDDFSGDTLDENLLGGSVVAENLSAEEIATYRPDENPTSGAYAKSYSLRLSADDGGGTYHTRFDPVTVSQGDQVLFRVKGPDSGPIANLEVGLESNGSEVVRFDIEAQVGPVELNNRFTQVVFEFQENTTFDSVLFYANGGQIFVDDLRIITQPVN; translated from the coding sequence ATGAGAGCACGATATTTCCCCTTATTTTTTTTCTTATTTGCTTGCGGGGACGATGAACCAGGGCGCACATACCCTGGTGATGTGGACCCTTGTGCAGTGGACGTGGCGCTGAGTTCTCTGGACGAGCGCCGCGAGGCACCTGAGCACTTCCATCAACCAGGCGAGTTTTTCGCGTGGAATACGGCGCCAAAAGAAGAGTGTCGGGCCAATGTGCGCATTAGTGATGGGCCGCTAATGGACAAAGAAGTTTACGTCACATACCCGACACTTAGCGAACCAACGGTGACTGGTGAAGGCGGTATCGCGGATGGAAAGTTCCCCGTGATTGTGTTTGCACACGCAAACCATGATGGAGTCTGTAGTATTTTCGAGCGCTACTTCTCCCTTCATAACCATTGGGCATCATGGGGAGCGGTGGTTTTCGCGGTCGATGGTACTGATACGAATTGCCAACGTGGTGGCCGCCAGAACCTTCAAGATAGGTCTGACGCGCAGCGCGCCGCGCTAGCTGAAGCTCGCCGACTCAACGCCGACCCAGAGAGTATGTTCTTTGAACGGCTTGACTTGGATCGTGTAATCCTGGCCGGACATAGTCGTGGCGGCGGTGCGAGTCTTGTCTCTGCCGAAGCTGAACCGGGGATAAAGGGCGTTATCAATCTCCAAGGTGTTGATCTCACAGCCTTTGGTTTTGGTAGTGCGACGCTTGGGGATTACCCTGTCTTGGGTATGACTGCTGGAAACGACGTCGACGTTAACTATCCATACTTCGAACCTACAGAAGACCAGCTAGGGGGGGACTATACATGGGTGAACATGAACGGAGCAATTCATGCGTACACCGCTGATACCGTTCCACTAGAGCCGGATGACCCACCTGAAATTTCACGTCAACAACAACACGATCTGACCGAGTACTTTACGACTGCCTTTATGGACCGAGTGATGGGGTTGCCGGTGAAGGCGGCTTCAGCAGAAATGGATGTCATGTCCAGTTTCGAGGGTGCTAGCTTCGTGAAAGAAGAAATCAGTGAAATGGGGGTCACCATCCGATGGAGATGGGAAGAGGAGGCCGTTTGGGTAGATGATTTCAGTGGCGACACACTCGATGAAAACCTCTTGGGAGGTTCAGTGGTTGCCGAGAATCTGAGTGCTGAAGAGATAGCGACGTACCGCCCGGATGAAAATCCCACATCAGGTGCGTATGCCAAGTCCTATTCTTTGCGGCTCAGTGCGGATGACGGAGGCGGTACATATCATACCCGTTTTGATCCCGTGACAGTTTCTCAGGGGGATCAGGTACTTTTTCGGGTTAAGGGGCCAGACTCGGGACCCATCGCAAATCTTGAAGTTGGACTGGAATCAAACGGAAGCGAGGTTGTGCGATTCGATATTGAAGCCCAGGTTGGCCCGGTGGAACTCAACAATCGGTTCACACAGGTCGTGTTTGAGTTTCAAGAGAATACTACTTTCGACTCGGTTTTGTTCTACGCGAATGGCGGGCAAATCTTTGTCGACGATCTTCGGATTATAACCCAGCCTGTCAACTGA
- a CDS encoding S8/S53 family peptidase: protein MLLLALGLASTFGCSDFDKEDSQEFRQTGLNIEPTNGRDGEKTGPVDEERLVYQRHEVRRDGKVVSLKETGTLTAELVKRAQAPWLHIEDTGSVIVESEELRSIENDTAEERIYSLYSINVDTRRNTKSLDTRPLEVDEDVLNEKGERSYLNVKLRDTPVWQIPPPIDRTYISTEDADKAELERTELIRQRANNIETLSNGLRRWTESVGGKFDTTSLLIGWLKLDIPTSQLDALLQRADIVRVTSAKANSLTPNACITSPTCNLAGAGTWRLGEGRVNERLGVDEFWWKGYSGAMANPTFHGDSRLNVAVLERGAEDFWEDEALWWNDYLGSSRISRRVKCVTSPQNCADVVNFNDATTGNSHPTMVGGIIAADLLSGQAYGSSMGDTCWSGGGSHCADWENASTGIARHVNVQMFAAATTEYTLDNAILNAIASSKIPDVMNLSTSHKETNRCNPTSSYTFEDAIEAAYQTGVLVVNGPDNVGSVPQTGACNLDSPGDLPTSFTVNGFASASSNCQSDYQQCVIDGSASARGGIDVTVSGLVRSRAMSGIDLQAPGRITFRGSQSGNDGTIITTNTGGTSIAAPHVSGAAALVKHWLLATGRSWVNSPGRLHTVMLSMGDRHRGTVQSSTGFDYVHGAGKLKLRPFWNGSGIGAWGNHIRTATTTSVGLHTYYPFSQPLPSGTENLKCVMQEHEYMANKTDVSDQYLQVTLRDSSGGSCTSPGNPTTTSFDASYDLKHMVAIEGQSSLVGQCVEVTIHRMAISSAGSASASVFCTYTGIGDNEPN, encoded by the coding sequence ATGTTATTACTGGCGCTTGGCTTAGCGAGCACGTTCGGATGCAGCGATTTTGACAAGGAAGACTCGCAAGAGTTTCGACAGACGGGTTTGAATATTGAGCCCACCAATGGGCGAGACGGCGAGAAGACGGGACCAGTTGATGAGGAGCGCCTTGTTTACCAACGCCATGAAGTTAGGCGTGATGGAAAGGTTGTAAGCTTGAAAGAAACAGGCACGCTGACTGCTGAACTTGTTAAACGGGCGCAAGCACCGTGGCTGCACATTGAAGACACAGGCTCTGTTATTGTTGAAAGCGAAGAACTGAGATCAATTGAAAATGACACAGCGGAAGAGCGGATCTACTCTCTCTACTCAATTAATGTAGACACACGTCGAAACACTAAATCGTTGGACACGCGCCCACTTGAAGTGGACGAGGATGTCTTGAACGAGAAGGGTGAACGCAGTTATCTAAACGTCAAACTCAGAGATACTCCCGTTTGGCAGATTCCGCCCCCAATCGATCGGACTTACATCTCTACAGAAGATGCCGATAAGGCAGAATTGGAAAGGACAGAATTGATTCGACAGAGAGCAAACAACATTGAAACGCTATCCAACGGTCTGCGACGCTGGACTGAGTCTGTTGGCGGCAAGTTCGATACCACTTCACTTCTTATTGGGTGGTTAAAGCTGGATATACCCACCAGTCAATTGGATGCTCTTCTGCAAAGAGCAGATATTGTTCGAGTAACTTCAGCAAAAGCGAATTCACTAACCCCAAATGCCTGTATTACCTCTCCAACTTGCAACCTTGCCGGTGCAGGAACCTGGCGTCTAGGCGAAGGCCGCGTGAACGAACGACTCGGAGTGGATGAGTTTTGGTGGAAAGGTTATTCGGGAGCAATGGCAAATCCTACCTTCCACGGCGACTCTAGACTCAATGTCGCTGTCTTGGAGCGAGGAGCTGAAGATTTTTGGGAAGACGAAGCGCTCTGGTGGAACGATTATCTTGGCTCTTCAAGAATTTCAAGACGAGTCAAATGCGTGACTTCGCCACAAAACTGCGCTGATGTTGTTAACTTTAACGATGCAACGACAGGAAACTCACACCCTACGATGGTTGGCGGTATCATTGCGGCTGATCTTCTGTCTGGTCAAGCTTACGGCTCCTCAATGGGGGACACCTGTTGGAGTGGCGGTGGAAGCCACTGTGCAGACTGGGAAAATGCTAGCACCGGAATTGCAAGACACGTCAATGTTCAAATGTTTGCCGCAGCGACTACCGAGTACACTCTTGATAATGCGATACTGAACGCAATTGCGAGCTCGAAGATCCCTGACGTCATGAATCTCTCAACGTCTCACAAAGAGACAAATCGATGTAATCCGACATCAAGTTACACGTTTGAGGATGCGATCGAAGCCGCATACCAGACAGGAGTCCTGGTTGTTAACGGCCCGGATAATGTGGGTTCCGTCCCTCAGACCGGAGCGTGTAATCTTGACTCGCCCGGGGATCTTCCGACCAGTTTCACGGTTAATGGTTTCGCGTCCGCAAGTTCGAATTGCCAGTCAGACTATCAACAGTGTGTGATTGATGGGTCCGCCTCAGCACGTGGAGGTATCGACGTGACAGTGAGTGGATTGGTGAGGTCTAGAGCAATGTCAGGGATCGACCTCCAAGCACCAGGACGTATCACGTTTCGAGGTTCACAAAGTGGCAATGATGGAACCATCATAACTACAAATACCGGTGGAACTTCTATCGCCGCCCCTCACGTTTCAGGTGCTGCTGCTCTGGTCAAACACTGGTTGCTGGCTACCGGACGTTCGTGGGTGAATTCACCAGGCCGTCTCCACACGGTCATGTTGAGCATGGGTGACCGACATCGTGGAACAGTTCAATCCAGCACTGGTTTTGACTACGTCCACGGAGCAGGAAAACTGAAATTGCGTCCGTTCTGGAATGGTTCCGGAATTGGCGCTTGGGGCAATCACATTCGAACGGCAACTACCACTTCTGTCGGACTACACACCTACTATCCATTCTCACAACCGCTACCTTCCGGGACTGAGAACTTGAAATGTGTAATGCAAGAACATGAATACATGGCCAACAAGACAGACGTTAGTGACCAATACTTACAAGTGACGCTAAGGGACTCGAGTGGAGGGAGCTGTACAAGCCCTGGAAACCCAACTACAACCTCGTTCGATGCGTCTTACGACCTAAAACATATGGTCGCAATAGAAGGCCAGTCAAGTCTTGTAGGACAGTGTGTTGAGGTTACTATTCATCGAATGGCAATCTCTTCCGCAGGGTCAGCCTCTGCAAGTGTGTTTTGCACTTACACGGGAATTGGCGACAACGAGCCAAACTAG